GAAGAAGTTATTTAAAACACTTGATAATGATGAATCATTATTTAATGAAATTATGTTCTAGGAAAAGAAATGAACGATATAAGAATTATTAAAGCAACTGAAGAAATTGATATTAATAGCTATGAGCTGGGAGAAGTTCACAGACTTCAAATTCTTCTTTCAGACAACTCCATGGGGGTACCGTGGAGAATTCCAATCGTCATCATCAGAGGAGTTGAAGACGGGCCAGTATTTGGAATTACTGCGGCCGTACATGGTAATGAGTTAAATGGTATCTCCACAATTTTTAAATTAATTGAAGAATTAGATCCCAAAAAAGTTAAGGGAACATTAATCATGGTTCCTATAAGTAACGTTCCAGGCTACTTAAATAATCAACGCGCCTTTATTGACGGTGTTGACCTAAATCGAATCATGCCAGGAAAACTAGGTGGTAATACAAGTAATATCTATGCTCATTATTTTACGAGCAAGATTATTTCAAAGTTTGACTACTTATTAGATCTTCACACTGCAAGTCATGGCCGTGTAAACAGTCTCTATATTAGAGCTGATCTTGAAAATGAAGAAACAAGAACATTGGCCTTCCTGCAAAATCCACAAATTATTGTACAAAAATACGATGAAAGTGGAACACTTCGTGCTTGGGCAAATGACCAAGGTATTCCAGCTATTACAGTTGAAATTGGAAATCCAAATGCATTTCAACATACATTAATTGATGAAACCCTTGAAGGAATCAGAAACACACTCCGTTATTATAATATGATCGAAGGTGAAGTTCACGATATGGTTACAGATGCAACAATTTGCGATCATTCATACTGGATATATTCAACAAAAGGTGGAATTGTTGATGTTCTACCAAAATTAACTGATCGTATTAAAAAAGGACAAGTCATCGCTAAGGTATATGATGTCTTTGGACAAGTTAAAGAAGTTATCTGTGCAAACAAGAAAGGAATTGTCATTGGTAAGAATGTAAGACCTAACTGCGAAGCAGGAACAAGGATCTTACACTTGGGTGTTGATTTTATGGCCCCAGACCCAGAAGATATTCCAGGTCATGATGATTACGAAATTACAGAAAAATAAAAAAAGGGCCATTCATGTGGCCCTTTTCTTATAAATTCATATTTAATGTCAAACCTACATTCGTTCGATCAGCTCGTATATCCTCTGCGATAAAACGAATATTTGGCGC
This sequence is a window from Halobacteriovorax vibrionivorans. Protein-coding genes within it:
- a CDS encoding succinylglutamate desuccinylase/aspartoacylase family protein; amino-acid sequence: MNDIRIIKATEEIDINSYELGEVHRLQILLSDNSMGVPWRIPIVIIRGVEDGPVFGITAAVHGNELNGISTIFKLIEELDPKKVKGTLIMVPISNVPGYLNNQRAFIDGVDLNRIMPGKLGGNTSNIYAHYFTSKIISKFDYLLDLHTASHGRVNSLYIRADLENEETRTLAFLQNPQIIVQKYDESGTLRAWANDQGIPAITVEIGNPNAFQHTLIDETLEGIRNTLRYYNMIEGEVHDMVTDATICDHSYWIYSTKGGIVDVLPKLTDRIKKGQVIAKVYDVFGQVKEVICANKKGIVIGKNVRPNCEAGTRILHLGVDFMAPDPEDIPGHDDYEITEK